A stretch of DNA from Arachis hypogaea cultivar Tifrunner chromosome 19, arahy.Tifrunner.gnm2.J5K5, whole genome shotgun sequence:
TTTTCAAAAGCTAAAGCCACGGAAACTTTATTTATTACCTGCACATTATATGCAATTAAACCATGCATGCATCCAAGTggtcctcttcacacctttccttCACTCTCCTCTTCTCCTAACCATCCATTTCAATAATACTCTTCTGATCCCTTGTTTTCTTCttatatcttaattttatttagaTTCCATTTTAAATATGCTGAAAAATATTATAGTGAGACAATAATTGGAGTTAACGTTAATGGTCTAGATGCTTCTCCTTTTAAtctgattaattttaaaatattaagtttCTTCTTCTAATTAATTAGAGATTTATCTTGACAAGAGTATTTACATTTCTAAagataattttaagtttttttagtgatttaaagtgataaaaaaataatagcttAAAGTTTAAGATTTTATCTAAAATAATAGtagatatattaataattattgtttcaatgataatttcgaaattttcattTAGTGTTAAAAAAAGAGTTATTGATAAATATCGTTTTCGACTAAATCAAGAATCTATTGAAGTTCTCATTTGTGGAGGAAATTGGCTTCACAataaatatgatttaaaaaaaaaactaaaaatcaaaattaactttctaatattttttttttactaaatatacatgttatagaaaatatatatttttttcaaaatgtgaAAATATTAGTATTGGCATGGTATGATGTGAGTAGTTAAAATAACaaagttaaatttttataatatatgaataaggtatcatataatttattatgacCATAATTTTATTTTGAACATTCTCTTTtgtactaataaaaaaatatttgttacatTTATATTGTTTAAAAATCTAATGATATGTAATATGTGTATGTGTGATTTTTTTAAGGTGTTGGAACAAAAAGattaaattacttttaaattCGGAGGGTTAATGGAATTATTTTTCACGTACAAGCGTTTTTTCTATACAAGTttttacaagtcatttatattcacgtaTTTTGTGTTGTTACTGCATGTTCTTCGTTATCGTCATCATCAACACCAGCTCTTCTTCctgctcctcttcctctttcttttttcattagaatttcttctccttattttattgatttgaattcaatcaagtggttgaggtgtggttcaattcagaagaaaaaaaaatgtagcattagagaaaatatttttctatatttgcagcaaatttgggtgtaacacgaagatatttgggtgtaagtGTAACTGTgtaagggcttgtttgggtgagcttttaaaaaaagatctttttttgagttatctttttttaaaagatcttatagagaagtaaaagtaattttatgtttggatatttcatgtaaaaaggtatttttatctatcaattatgtttgggtataacagtataaaagtacttttttgttcatttattacatgaaaaatatctttttttgattttactagtgcttttacttttactactagaaatttgccaaacacgttaaaaaataaaaaaagatcttttttcattaaaaaatatctttttttaacaaaataatgacgcccaaacatgcactaagtcaaagatatttgggtgtattattattctaataaattctgcataattcaaaattcttcatcttctactgcttcttcttcctcatcttcttatttcgttttcttataattctttttggaagaaaaaatcaaataaagaaaaaaatacataatgtaaaatcaatagaaagagtaGAAGGAAAAAATGcagtaacaataacaacaataaaaagaacCACGATGAGGATGAAAAcgcgaagaataagaagaagaaggaatgcgaagaaaaatgaggagaaacgcaaaaaagaaggaaaagaagaagaagaaggaggaggatgagGAAGAACGTGGAAGACAAATGTTAAAGAATAACCGTTTCTAATTTTGCACTATTCAAAGTTGAGGAAACACGTGTTTACACACTCTTTAAATTGAGAATTGTTTTTGTTAGGTTTGGACCGTCTTGTATAGACTTATATACCAAAAAAGCATATGTGTAGCAAGTCTCATTGATTAATTGTCCAACATCTTCTTTAATTTGTTTTGATTTcagaagttattaatttttatttgatgTGAGGTTTAATTAGTTTATTACAACTCTTGAGATATagtcttttattttaatatattacatattttaaaaatagcCAACACTATATTCatatgtattatatttttttaattaatgatagTTATTGTTAACTTTTTATGatatatctaaaattttttattaatatcgttcataaatttattattttatattttataattttaaaaaattaaattatactttaaatttaattatttatttaaaaaaataggtCTATTGATAAATTTTAGGTCAAATCAAATTTGACAATAAACCAAACTTaatattcattaaaaaatttatactagAGGTTATGTTTAAGTTTATGTCAACATACTTACTAGAGATCTGTCctattaaaaataagatttaacATGTTTCTACCTCAAAAAAATACTGATTCTTTTAAAGATTACACACTAGTATATTAAAATCTTCTCAATTTTATTacgaaaaaatgttaaaattagtaATACAAACAcactcatattattattattattattattattatatctacCTTTTATCTGAtatgattttaagattttatggattattaatgattttttttttggtgactagattattaatgatttataaacacACATGAGTAgattgaaaaataatagaaagtaaaactcaaaataaccaaaaaatttaatttgctgAATTCTCTTTTGGGCTTTCCATTTTCTAAGAACAGAAACCCCAATAAACATGCTGCCAATCTTCCTGCTGGACATATGTCACGTTCTTCCTCAACGCGAGACAACATATTTTTGGGTTCATAGATTTCATCGATGATATTATGATAATGCTTTCCTTGTCGATTGCTATGATGCCTCTTTAAAATCGCatcatcattttctttttcttcctatcaaaataaatagtattgttgatttcattttctttatttgtattgATGTTTCTTTTGGCATCTAATGACAGCGGCTTTAATTAGTATTTAGTAGATGAAAAAGTATGAAGAGTCAatgtaattaatatataatatgtataatgggagtatttttgaaattaacattaaatgacaattaaattaattaattataaaattattttcaattttaaataaaaagcaaATAAGGATTCCAAACATCCGCTGCCGTAGCCATCAATATCCACCACCGCAGCGCCACGTGACCTGAAGCCTTCGTTAGCTCCTATCAAAACTGCAGCACCCAACTTCCTTTGCGCGCTGCTTCGGTCGGCCCCGGTCCTGCACTGCTCACTCATTGTGCACACTCACGGTTGCATTGGTGTTACGGCCCCTTCACACTTACTGTCGTCTTCTCAAATTATAAGATTCATGTGTCAAACTATAcatgttttaaataaaaattaaattgttggaTGATCATAGTTGCTTCTTCTGTTTATTCAtctcttttttcttctattttaatggtcaatttaggatGATCATTGTAGtaggtatgcggatgattattttgACCGAATTggatttagttatatataattaaaatatgttggatGTTTAATTCATTAGGTAAacagatgattatttttattcttaagggATGGTCATCTGGCGTGTGGCAAGCCAATCAAAAATGAAgtgggatgattattgatgaaggtggggtggccaccggttgaaaaagaagagggTATTGGAATGAAATAATTtggtaattaaaaattaattagattttttaaaaatttaaaatttaaaatttaaaatttaatgtgaAATAATTAAATGagaaatttttaatttagaataatttatgaaagaatttttattatttatttttattggactAAATAactagcccattgtacacattatcaaaattttttatggtCTTTGTAGCGAAATTCTTAGTAgattaagtgtgtgtttggattaccgtTTGTAAACaggagtttgcataaaattgcttttgcaaacttgattttgattaaaagtaagtttgtgttaaagtgatttatgtttggtaattttagtatcaaaatggattatagtaaaataaatattgtttggctTATACcatttaaaatcacttttagataaaaaattactaaaatggacatcaatttaaattttttttatattatcctattattttaatttaaatatttaaatagatcttattagtcaattttataataaaattaatatctacttactaaaataaaaataacatataaaaatagataaaatatatttttaaataaaaataaaaaatataaattatatatatatataaaagaatatttaatcaaatatgttacattttttaagtattaaatgttaccttagtattttttttacatcgtactcttattttagtactctcaataatcttattcttaatattaatttggaatccaacgtttataattttattattatctataattaattttttatttaatttatcttttttaatggaatcataatctatattataaaaattatactaaaacatAGTATATgagaattaaaattataaaagagagtactgaaaataataaaataaattaaatatttactttatagtgattgaaacaaatttaaaagttcttgatgatctttttatataatatatttttagtatttttagtactctttttttagtatgttataattttttactattattattatttacagttaattttttatttaatttactttatctaatagaatcaataaatcatattataaaaagataataacaaacataatacacaaaaattacaattataaaagtgtataatgtcaaacaaacagttgaaaaaaataaataatagaaaaatagagctcatataaatagaaataacaagaatttcataaataatacaataacatatataaaggataaagttggtaaaatgTAAATAAATGGTTAGTATCTATGGCCAAAAGCCTGTTAAGAAACGCAGAAGCTAAAAATAGTTGCTTCTTGTAAACGTGGTTTTGGCagcaaaatcacttctgcgttcaagagaaaaaaatttgccaaaccaaaAGTTAAAGCTTTCAAGAAACTTAAACACGCTTCTTCCCTTCCAACGGATTTTCCAAACACATCCTAAGTGTTCGGTTTTTCTGTTCACTTGTTTGTATATCTGCTTTCTCTTCTATTCGTTTTAAGGAGGAGGAGTGTGATAGAATTTGAGTTCAAATTgtgatattattatattatgatcCAGATAtaattgttgttttaatttgtgTAATAAACTAGTTAGCATGAAGTATAACTCACTCACATTATTTGATTCCAAACAACTTTCcattttttaaattcttcaaaGTACAAATTAATTACTTTGCCTAATGATGGTCAActgttgttaatttaaaaatgtaaatgTTATCAGAGTAGATATTCCTACAAAATATTTTGTTAGAATAATGTGGTAATATTAAGAATAATGATGGATGATGGATGGGGCAATAGTTGAGTCCACTACTAAGCAAAGTTTTGCAGCTTATAAAATCCCCTCTCGCCTCTCTCACCGCACCcattacaaataataataagtcACTAAGACACTAACTATCtctctatctttctttttttctttttcttaattggCAGAGAAACAGTAACGAACAAATCGCAATGGCCAGCGGAAGCGGCGATGCCACTTCTGCTTCTGCGTCTTCTTCCTTCTCCAGTTTTAGCGCGTATCTACACGCGCTCTCTCACACTCCTTCTCGCCTTGCAACCCGTGCCGTCTCAGTCTCCACCTCCTACGACGAGATGACCCGCCTCCGCGCCCGATCCGGCTCCCACATGCGCCGCACTCTCCGCTGGTACGACCTCGTCGCCCTCGGCGTCGGCGGCATGGTCGGCGCCGGCGTCTTCGTCACCACCGGACGCGCCGCTCACCTCTACGCTGGTCCCGCCGTTGTCCTCTCCTACGCAATTGCAGGCCTCTGCGCTCTTCTCTCCGCCTTCTGCTACACAGAGTTCGCCGTCGACATGCCAGTGGCCGGCGGCGCCTTCAGCTACCTCCGCGTGACCTTCGGTGAATTCGCGGCGTTCCTGACTGGAGCGAACCTCGTGATGGACTACGTGATGTCGAATGCGGCCGTCGCGAGAGGTTTCACGTCTTACCTCGGCACCGCAATTGGCATCTCCTCCAGCAAGTGGAGGCTGACGGTGCCGTATCTCCCTAAAGGCTTCAACCAGATAGACCTGGTGGCTGTCGCCGTCGTTCTCCTCATGACCCTCGTCATCTGCTACAGGTTCCTTCAATTCCTTCATTCCTTCATTCATTCATATTCACACCTCATTCAGTATTCTAACATTATTACTATGAGAAAATGACAGTACCAGGGAGAGCTCAGTGGTGAATATAATATTGACGGCGTTACACATTGTGTTCATAGCGTTCGTGATAGTGATGGGATTTTGGAGAGGAAGCTGGAAGAATTTCACGGAGCCGAGTGAGCCGGAGAAGTATCCGTCAGGATTCTTTCCGCACGGTGCTTCGGGTGTGTTCGTGGGGGCTTCAGCGGTTTACATGAGTTACATTGGATACGACGCCGTATCGACGATGGCTGAAGAAGTGAAGGAACCAGTGAAGGACATACCGATCGGTGTGTCAGGGTCGGTGGCTATTGTCACTGTTCTCTATTGCCTCATGGCAGCATCCATGTCCAAACTTCTCCCATACGACTTGGTAGTTAAtaatatcatttattttatttatttaataatattttttggaaATGGTACGGAGGGTGAGTGATGATGGTGCACGCAGATCGATGCGGAAGCGCCGTTTTCGGCGGCGTTCAGTGGGAAATGGGTGTCGCGGGTGATAGGAGTGGGGGCCA
This window harbors:
- the LOC112775303 gene encoding cationic amino acid transporter 7, chloroplastic, which encodes MASGSGDATSASASSSFSSFSAYLHALSHTPSRLATRAVSVSTSYDEMTRLRARSGSHMRRTLRWYDLVALGVGGMVGAGVFVTTGRAAHLYAGPAVVLSYAIAGLCALLSAFCYTEFAVDMPVAGGAFSYLRVTFGEFAAFLTGANLVMDYVMSNAAVARGFTSYLGTAIGISSSKWRLTVPYLPKGFNQIDLVAVAVVLLMTLVICYSTRESSVVNIILTALHIVFIAFVIVMGFWRGSWKNFTEPSEPEKYPSGFFPHGASGVFVGASAVYMSYIGYDAVSTMAEEVKEPVKDIPIGVSGSVAIVTVLYCLMAASMSKLLPYDLIDAEAPFSAAFSGKWVSRVIGVGASFGILTSLLVAMLGQARYMCVIGRSGVVPTWFARVHPKTNTPVNASAFLGIFTAAIAVFTELDVLLNLVSIGTLFVFYMVANAVIYRRYVAIGTTNPWPTMSFLCSFSMTSIIFTLIWKFVPTGNAKAGLLSGCAVIAVGILQVFQCMVPQARKPEFWGVPLMPWIPSFSIFLNVFLLGSLDGPSYLRFAFFSALAVLFYVFYSVHASFDAQAHGSLLQKITYDHPHVEPMEFQDLTFKV